One window from the genome of Danaus plexippus chromosome 3 unlocalized genomic scaffold, MEX_DaPlex mxdp_30, whole genome shotgun sequence encodes:
- the LOC116770374 gene encoding E3 SUMO-protein ligase RanBP2-like yields the protein MYRNKKDVDKHVESLMHKLSSKDFKTRAFSVARLYYDVGDYRSCQKYVEQYLGLKSNNAAAHKLLGQAFYKLGEKMKALEQYTISYDLDPSQTITLLDICELLANEEGIMNLGRAKYWCEKAEAIYPKHPITFRLRERLLSDANSDPEALVKLLKTELDARPKDAVLHGRLLKHYLQSNKITEAFDHSCDIEFEKNFFSDNYAWYECLSEVLKYNNLKQNNWLYQLLLLTVRERLCVLSLTEVPNASGKNLLECSDLLNAYDQALDNVAKSGHAESFGEFHTNILQHHRGQIAFHAATLLLKKAKKNQTNWREVKKFVTPLMLIAWQTVPLDLKVNWLVHAPQKQQNAIKRWYVEGSYRCSQSGHYLLSNIQDKSQIILDQISELCSGTNWKDKLYETLFTTPDQLSKKNTSYLVSKLMTSPALRLPRKLEVQAYDDDAQREYPSSLHHFVWMLLNYKNYADFKCTLFDMLTPNMTSCGPETLNKIDVLAFLYSTTLTTRRHRDHSNNFHSTENVKLLPANITDLLCSLPQIKWWDCAYKLSQNDLGFDHTDIRSTLSRGIEVIRCVDNHGIDPELLCMLGRIFNEIADKSTTVDEKSNYEQRACVYYSSAINLLQKIKGKVTLKLPDKKMFDYPQKEYEPKELNNLLEESKLYVAQYNFKEGEYEKVIGLLSNSKSPEAYYHLSQTYVKIAKEEKNLSKHSESDSKYRSLLEKAKVFAYRALEKVKEQDMYKTNSLYVDIQELIEDLESCLNKCSDLSGTLMNDESSDENISDIVSSRTKSSVYRNISSTPKQMLRHPHNVNATNYRTATDSHILDNTQLDNLVLERIENQIKNLQKRDFNINNFMEQTKDWFDENKKLSNQIMNTIKTNIDNTTEQFKLLKISVDQVKEQIDECRSECKDVVDMKKQIAELKKEVNKLKKSSSEQGIDESDVYNIDDDYRASENTPSFAAQLPFAAPQPFAPPFAQRIAPPFPLTSNPYQFYGQNLYNLYNQYSQIAQSSTVPGGPPLFDPTRAHMNYPGVFPTPDQMYLDVAHLVPPTIPAAVSVPPVHNVPAVTTVVSTSTSQSSAAIPTSKAKHEVKESNKIIPANVVITSSDPLPTTISAPAPVLSVTIPQKHIKGSPHNYQISMPTSNVTKAVPRPVFTFPTTNTSTIAVTPMTTNWNMKSIFKPDNPVTTSTAANSSKDTSTCVVDGIFSQSSPNTSLNKSRTLSEKSNTSVENYDPCPDFKPIIPLPAEVKVTTGEEDESVIFSARAKLFRFVDKQWKERGIGEMKLLKHKVTGKVRVLMRREQVHKICANHIILPEMEIKPMKNETKAYFWVANDFAEETVILEKFCIKFKTPELAKEFYETFEKARKESAIDVVSTEIKTVQPTKSQISSSTVTAGTDGKTVVGGFTFSSKPSFKTVTEDSNTQPKVTEAPTTKVNVFTGVTFKTATSSPFSNLSTTTNLTNTVKTPESTVTSSKLNNSDVVEEFEPTVDFKPVIPLPALVDQKTGEEDEIVLFEYRAKLLRFDASIKEWKERGLGNIKLLCQKENNQKLRLLMRREQIMKVCCNLSVTKEMVFQKMPNMDKAVTFCGKDFSEGELVPETFCLRFKTVQACDDFINAVKTAQSKIGEDTKAVKEEQNAAKQNVQVGFGEKFKPQPGSWECKECLIRNESGKDYCCACNSPKDPTVKKAENKLEPVNTPKFNFGIPSQGAQTAVNTSAATTATGWGDKFKAKEGTWECSQCYVRNKGANERCVACNNPTNPDISTSKPDVKFTFGITPKTNEATGQNTNNIPKFSFGIPQEKTVSFGIPTTKSSNVFKAPEQAKESDGVLDLGIKKQEEQNIILTPTKPALLPTPQTNVTPFGKESGTFEFSFNQKNVTKGKSPVKSPKDKKDHDSDDNEYASEDEGHHIHFSPVIPMPDKIKVVTGEENEIELYGHRAKLFIFSGSEWKERGIGIVKILKHKETGKLRVLMRREQVHKICLNHALNKNITYQPKDEKSWFFFANDFSEGEILLQNFCLRFQNKEVALQFKEAVDNALSGKSETSKVDADNKLNNSEDVVFVNEIQASNEDKQKARDLMLPENFYNYVNKEPCQGCRGCDDSDKIPVSNKVTSKSIKPDPVTTTPLKTSSASNFQSPVNSLYGTPTNLDRTIDTTVFRTPLGAIGSNTTTVFASSANNSVVEQDSPDKENTLTNSSTSENSQTPATIISGSQDSSSSVNPPATKSWILAPPKLSVPNTAKETTDKEESKSLFGSTNKTSMFGDKKSASFENKSIFGSGGVSTNKSIFGFNLQNNKGDTQASESGSIFSSDKPVNLFSSSSSGSIFGPAALKSNQSTPPTGFFSSVGTFTFGSQNKEPIFSAKPADAAASEKNTVSDKDTSPSETHESKKDTLKEEKSVSDNAPVKADNALFSALSSSGPGFDLKKQANFQWEGAGQQLFSSMTKKSGKSGNTNDDSGGGAEDEYDPHYEPIVPLPDKIVVTTGEEDEEKLFGERCKLYRFDEKTREWKERGVGEMKLLYHPEKKSYRLLLRREQVHKAVLNMLLFMDLQLLPTKNSETSWTWAGRNYAESSGEQETLAAKFKNVAISTAFHNKVVECVRKLQAAAAEAIRQEKDKQETETSDGITPLRLPKHLMETSRADSTLFASSSQSSEKEGTRRESSQTDSKQNGQVTSSQDANESLKQVHFEEDQVDYDDCNYDQEDYNEHSGGYYNEDEETAMYFPCKAVVRRGDEITSCEDTHVQVSFDQDVCSPKVMVTDTNTGEILADMLIHADTEFQLTEESCSWTGMDYTSNVSVEKTVTITFADSNLALEFYDLCETSKASTDASTDPES from the exons ATGTACAGAAACAAAAAAGACGTAGACAAACACGTGGAAAGCTTGATGCATAAATTGTCATCGAAAGAC TTCAAAACAAGAGCCTTTTCCGTAGCACGCTTGTATTATGATGTTGGAGATTATAGAAGTTGCCAGAAATATGTCGAACAGTATCTTGGTCTCAAATCCAATAATGCAGCAGCTCATAAACTTCTGGGACAGGCGTTTTATAAACTTGGAGAAAAAATGAAGGCTCTTGAACAATATACAATTTCTTATGATTTAGATCCATCCCAAACTATAACACTTCTTGATA TTTGCGAACTTCTGGCTAATGAGGAGGGAATTATGAATTTAGGTCGTGCAAAATACTGGTGTGAGAAAGCTGAAGCTATATATCCCAAACATCCTATTACATTCCGACTACGTGAAAGACTTCTTTCTGATGCTAATTCAGACCCAGAAGCATtggtgaaattattaaaaactgaatTAGATGCAAGACCAAAAGATGCAGTACTTCATGGAAGACTGTTAAAACACTATTTACAGTCTAACAAAATAACAGAGGCTTTTGACCATAGCTGTGatattgaatttgaaaaaaacttcTTCTCTGATAATTATGCTTGGTATGAATGTCTTTCTgaagtattgaaatataacaatcTGAAACAAAACAACTGGTTATACCAGTTGCTTCTATTAACAGTCAGAGAAAGACTTTGTGTTTTGAGTTTAACTGAAGTTCCAAATGCATCTGGTAAGAATTTGCTAGAATGCAGTGATCTTCTAAATGCCTATGATCAAGCACTAGATAATGTTGCCAAGTCTGGGCATGCTGAAAGTTTTGGtgaatttcatacaaatattttacaacatcACAGAGGACAAATAGCATTTCATGCTGCAACATTGTTACTTaagaaagcaaaaaaaaatcaaaccaaTTGGAGAGaggtaaaaaaatttgtaacacCCTTAATGTTAATTGCTTGGCAAACAGTCCCGCTTGATTTAAAAGTGAACTGGCTAGTACATGCTCctcaaaaacaacaaaatgcaataaaaaggTGGTATGTGGAAGGATCATACAGATGCTCCCAGTCTGGTCATTATTTACTATCAAATATTCAAGATAAAAGTCAAATTATCTTAGATCAAATATCTGAATTATGCTCAGGTACGAATTGGAAAGATAAACTTTATGAAACTTTATTTACAACACCGGATCAATTGTCAAAAAAGAACACTTCCTATTTAGTATCCAAGTTAATGACTAGTCCTGCACTAAGGTTGCCAAGGAAGCTTGAAGTTCAGGCATATGATGATGATGCACAGAGAGAATATCCCAGTAGTCTTCATCACTTTGTCTGgatgcttttaaattataaaaattatgctgATTTCAAATGCACTTTGTTTGACATGCTTACTCCCAATATGACTAGCTGTGGACCTGAGACCTTGAACAAAATAGATGTCTTAGCTTTCCTATACAGTACAACATTAACAACTCGTAGACACAGGGATCATAGCAATAACTTCCATTCTacagaaaatgtaaaactCTTACCAGCAAATATAACAGATTTGTTATGTTCCCTACCACAAATTAAGTGGTGGGACTGTGCTTACAAATTGAGTCAAAATGATTTAGGTTTTGATCATACAGATATCCGATCAACATTGAGTCGTGGTATTGAAGTTATAAGATGTGTTGATAATCATGGTATAGACCCAGAATTACTTTGTATGTTAGGtcgaatttttaatgaaattgctGATAAATCAACTACTGTAGATGAAAAATCTAACTATGAACAAAGGGCatgtgtttattattcatCTGCAATTAACTTACTTCAGAAAATTAAAGGTAAAGTGACACTTAAGTTACCCGATAAGAAGATGTTTGACTACCCTCAAAAAGAATATGAGCCAAAGgagttgaataatttattagaggAAAGCAAGCTTTATGTAGcccaatataattttaaagaaggaGAATATGAGAAAGTGATTGGATTATTGTCGAATTCAAAATCTCCAGAAGCCTATTATCATCTGAGTCAAACATATGTGAAAATTGCTaaggaagaaaaaaatttatctaaaCATTCAGAAAGTGATAGCAAATATAGAAGTCTTTTAGAAAAAGCTAAGGTTTTTGCTTACAGAGCACTTGAAAAAGTCAAGGAACAGGATATGTATAAAACCAATTCTCTATATGTAGACATTCAAGAACTTATTGAAGATCTAGAAAGTTGTCTCAATAAATGTTCAGATCTTTCAGGAACACTTATGAATGATGAGTCATctgatgaaaatattagtgaTATTGTCTCATCGCGTACTAAATCTAGTGTTTATCGAAACATAAGTTCTACGCCAAAACAGATGTTAAGACATCCTCATAATGTAAATGCTACAAATTATCGAACTGCAACTGATTCTCATATTTTAGATAACACGCAACTTGATAATTTGGTTTTGGAACGAATAgagaatcaaataaaaaatttgcagAAAAGAgacttcaatattaataactttatggaACAAACCAAGGATTGGTTTgatgaaaataagaaattgaGCAATCAAATCAtgaatacaattaaaacaaatatagatAACACTACTGAACAGTTCAAACTGCTTAAAATATCGGTAGATCAAGTTAAAGAACAAATAGACGAGTGTAGAAGTGAATGCAAGGATGTAGTTGATATGAAGAAACAAATTgccgaattaaaaaaagaagtgaataaattaaagaaatcttCATCGGAACAAGGCATTGATGAAAgtgatgtttataatatagatgATGACTATAGAGCCAGTGAAAATACGCCTTCATTTGCTGCTCAACTGCCCTTTGCTGCACCACAGCCTTTTGCACCACCATTCGCTCAACGTATTGCTCCACCTTTCCCATTGACGTCTAATCCATACCAGTTCTAtggacaaaatttatataatttatacaatcaatattcaCAAATTGCGCAATCTTCTACTGTACCTGGAGGGCCGCCTTTATTTGATCCCACTAGAGCTCATATGAATTATCCAGGAGTATTTCCAACACCAGATCAAATGTATCTTGATGTCGCACATCTGGTCCCTCCTACAATACCTGCAGCTGTTAGTGTACCTCCCGTACATAATGTGCCTGCTGTTACTACTGTGGTATCCACGTCAACTTCACAATCATCCGCTGCGATTCCAACATCAAAAGCTAAACATGAAGTAAAAGAAAGTAATAAGATCATTCCAGCAAATGTTGTGATTACTTCTTCAGATCCGTTACCGACAACCATCTCCGCTCCTGCGCCAGTACTTAGTGTAACAATACCGCAAAAACACATTAAAGGAAGTCCTCATAATTACCAAATTTCTATGCCCACTTCTAATGTGACAAAGGCAGTACCACGCCCTGTTTTTACTTTTCCAACAACAAATACATCAACGATTGCAGTAACTCCAATGACAACCAATTGGAATATGAAATCTATATTCAAACCGGATAATCCTGTAACCACGTCTACTGCGGCAAATTCATCAAAGGACACGTCGACGTGTGTCGTAGATGGAATTTTTTCACAATCCTCTCCAAATACAAGTCTTAACAAATCCAGGACCTTATCAGAAAAAAGTAATACGTCTGTTGAAAATTATGATCCCTGTCCTGATTTTAAACCAATTATACCATTACCAGCTGAAGTTAAAGTAACTACTGGTGAAGAAGATGAATCAGTCATTTTCAGTGCTAGAGCAAAACTCTTCCGTTTTGTAGATAAACAATGGAAGGAAAGAGGTATCGGTGAAATGAAATTACTCAAACATAAAGTTACAGGCAAAGTCAGAGTTCTAATGAGAAGAGAACAAGTACACAAAATATGTGCTAATCATATCATACTACctgaaatggaaataaaacctATGAAGAATGAAACCAAGGCGTACTTTTGGGTTGCAAATGATTTTGCTGAGGAAActgttattttagaaaaattctgtatcaaatttaaaacgcCGGAACTAGCAAAAGAATTTTACGAAACTTTTGAGAAAGCTCGAAAAGAGTCTGCAATTGATGTAGTGTCTACGGAAATAAAGACAGTACAACCGACCAAAAGTCAAATTTCAAGTTCAACTGTTACCGCAGGAACAGACGGCAAAACCGTTGTTGGAGGTTTTACATTTAGCAGCAAACCATCTTTTAAGACCGTGACTGAAGATTCAAACACTCAGCCAAAAGTAACTGAGGCACCAACAACAAAAGTCAATGTTTTTACCggtgttacatttaaaacagcAACTTCATCacctttttcaaatttaagtacTACTACAAATTTAACGAACACGGTCAAAACTCCGGAGAGTACAGTTACTTCTAGTAAATTAAACAACTCTGACGTGGTTGAGGAATTTGAACCAACAGTTGATTTTAAGCCAGTCATACCGCTTCCTGCTTTAGTAGATCAAAAAACTGGGGAGGAAgatgaaattgttttattcgaATATAGAGCAAAATTATTACGATTTGATGCTTCAATAAAGGAATGGAAGGAAAGAGGCCTTGGAAACATAAAGCTCCTGTGCCAAAAGGAAAATAACCAGAAATTACGATTATTAATGCGAAGAGAACAGATAATGAAAGTTTGTTGTAATCTCTCGGTTACAAAAGAAATGGTATTCCAAAAGATGCCTAACATGGATAAAGCAGTAACGTTTTGTGGCAAAGATTTTTCAGAGGGGGAACTGGTTCCCGAAACATTCTGTTTGCGTTTTAAAACAGTACAAGCGTGCGACGATTTTATAAATGCTGTTAAGACAGCTCAATCAAAAATCGGAGAGGACACAAAAGCCGTTAAGGAGGAGCAAAATGCTGCCAAACAAAACGTTCAAGTTGGTTTCGGAGAAAAGTTTAAACCACAACCAGGTTCTTGGGAGTGTAAAGAATGCTTAATACGAAATGAATCTGGAAAAGATTACTGTTGTGCATGCAATAGTCCCAAAGATCCAACTGTAAAGAAAGCTGAAAACAAATTAGAGCCAGTAAATACACCAAAGTTTAACTTTGGCATTCCATCTCAGGGCGCACAGACTGCAGTGAATACGAGTGCAGCTACGACTGCTACCGGTTGGggagataaatttaaagcaaaagAAGGCACATGGGAATGTTCTCAGTGTTATGTTAGAAACAAAGGTGCCAATGAGCGTTGTGTTGCCTGTAATAATCCCACAAATCCAGATATTTCAACCTCCAAACCTGatgttaaatttacatttggaATCACGCCAAAGACCAATGAGGCAACAGggcaaaatacaaataatatcccAAAATTTAGTTTTGGAATACCACAAGAGAAAACTGTTAGTTTTGGTATCCCTACAACAAAAAGTTCTAATGTATTCAAAGCTCCTGAGCAAGCTAAAGAGAGTGATGGTGTTCTCGATCTAGGCATTAAAAAACAGGAAgagcaaaatattatactcaCTCCAACAAAACCTGCACTTTTGCCAACTCCACAGACAAATGTGACTCCATTTGGCAAAGAAAGTGGTACTTTTGAATTTTCCTTCAACCAAAAAAATGTGACAAAGGGTAAAAGCCCAGTAAAATCACCAAAAGATAAGAAGGACCATGATAGTGACGATAATGAATATGCCTCCGAAGATGAAGGACATCATATACATTTTAGTCCAGTTATACCAATGCCTGATAAG ataaaagttGTGACTGGTGAAGAAAATGAAATCGAATTATATGGACACAGAGcgaaattattcatattttctgGATCAGAATGGAAAGAACGCGGCATAGGaatagtgaaaatattaaaacataaagaaaCTGGAAAATTAAG aGTGCTAATGCGTCGGGAAcaagttcataaaatatgcttGAATCAcgctcttaataaaaatattacttaccaACCGAAAGATGAAAAGTCCTGGTTCTTTTTTGCGAATGACTTCAGTGAAGGAGAAATTCTTCTTCAAAACTTCTGCCTCAGATTCCAAAACAAAGAGGTTGCATTACAGTTCAAAGAAGCAGTTGATAATGCTTTAAGTGGGAAATCTGAAACATCAAAAGTTGATGCtgataataagttaaataattctgAGGATGTCGTTTTTGTAAACGAAATACAAGCATCAAATGAAGACAAGCAGAAAGCTAGGGATCTTATGTTACCTGAAAATTTCTATAACTATGTGAATAAGGAACCATGTCAGGGATGCAGAGGGTGTGATGATTCTGATAAAATTCCAGTATCAAACAAAGTGACATcaaaatcgataaagccagATCCTGTAACGACAACTCCTCTGAAGACGTCGTCTGCATCCAATTTTCAGAGTCCAGTTAATTCTTTGTATGGGACCCCTACAAATCTCGACCGAACAATTGATACTACTGTTTTTAGAACACCGTTAGGAGCTATTGGGTCAAATACAACTACTGTTTTTGCTAGCTCTGCCAATAATAGTGTTGTTGAACAGGACTCGCCtgataaagaaaatactttGACTAACAGTTCAACTTCAGAAAACTCACAAACTCCGGCGACAATTATTAGTGGCAGTCAAGATTCCTCCTCGTCGGTCAACCCACCAGCCACCAAGTCTTGGATTTTGGCTCCACCAAAATTAAGTGTACCGAATACAGCAAAAGAGACTACTGATAAAGAAGAGTCTAAAAGTTTGTTTGGTTCCACCAATAAGACATCTATGTTTGGTGATAAGAAATCTGCATCCTTTGAGAACAAATCTATATTTGGCAGTGGTGGGGTttcaacaaataaatcaatatttggaTTTAATCTACAAAACAATAAGGGTGATACACAAGCGTCTGAGAGTGGCTCCATATTTTCATCTGACAAGCCCGTTAATTTATTCAGCAGCTCTTCAAGTGGAAGCATATTTGGGCCTGCAGCCTTAAAATCTAACCAGTCGACTCCTCCAACaggatttttttcttctgtgGGTACATTCACCTTTGGATCACAGAACAAAGAACCCATTTTTAGTGCAAAGCCTGCAGATGCTGCTGCttctgaaaaaaatactgtaagtGACAAGGATACTTCTCCCAGTGAAACTCACGAATCAAAGAAGGATACActtaaagaagaaaaaagcGTGTCCGATAACGCTCCCGTCAAAGCTGACAATGCTTTATTTTCAGCATTGTCATCGAGTGGTCCTGGATTTGATCTCAAAA aACAAGCTAATTTCCAGTGGGAAGGTGCTGGCCAACAACTTTTCTCAAGCATGACTAAAAAAAGTGGTAAATCTGGAAATACAAATGACGACTCTGGAGGCGGTGCGGAGGACGAGTATGACCCTCATTACGAACCGATCGTGCCTCTACCCGACAAGATCGTAGTCACGACGGGTGAAGAAGATGAg GAAAAACTGTTCGGGGAACGCTGTAAACTTTACCGCTTCGATGAAAAAACGAGAGAGTGGAAGGAGCGCGGTGTTGGAGAGATGAAACTCTTATATCACCCTGAAAAGAAAAGCTACAGGTTACTGTTACGAAGAGAGCag GTGCACAAAGCTGTGCTGAACATGCTGCTGTTCATGGATCTGCAGCTACTGCCGACGAAGAACTCGGAGACCTCCTGGACGTGGGCGGGACGGAACTACGCTGAGAGCAGCGGAGAACAGGAGACGTTGGCTGCGAAGTTCAAGAATGTGGCCATCTCCACCGCCTTCCACAACAAGGTCGTGGAGTGTGTGAGG AAACTACAAGCTGCAGCAGCGGAAGCGATAAGACAGGAGAAAGATAAACAAGAAACGGAGACTAGCGATGGAATCACACCGTTACGACTGCCAAAACATCTAATGGAAACTTCGCGCGCAGACAGCACTTTGTTTGCCTCGTCATCGCAATCATCAGAAAAAGAAGGAACCAGAAGAGAAAGTTCCCAAACGGATAGCAAACAAAACGGCCAAGTAACCAGCTCGCAAGACGCTAATGAGTCGTTGAAACAAGTTCACTTTGAAGAAGATCAAGTGGACTACGACGATTGTAATTATGACCAAGAGGACTATAACGAACATTCCGGGGGCTATTATAATGAG GATGAAGAGACAGCTATGTATTTCCCGTGCAAGGCGGTGGTGCGTCGTGGAGATGAGATCACTTCATGTGAGGACACACACGTTCAGGTCTCCTTCGACCAAGACGTCTGCTCGCCCAAGGTCATGGTCACGGACACCAACACCGGGGAAATACTCGCTGACATGCTCATACACGCAGACACGGAATTCCag TTGACCGAGGAGTCGTGTTCGTGGACCGGCATGGACTACACCAGTAACGTATCGGTAGAGAAGACGGTCACCATAACGTTCGCTGACTCCAACCTCGCTCTGGAGTTCTACGACCTGTGTGAG aCTAGCAAAGCTTCGACGGACGCCTCAACAGATCCCGAGTCATAG
- the LOC116768877 gene encoding uncharacterized protein LOC116768877, whose protein sequence is MEAFIEGVRLQPCLWNPLHPDYREMHTKDEAWQRVVDHYSNVSIPNIQVAKIEWKKLRDNHRDALKRAKLGKNKLLPAQITTWKYAKAMQFLEPHMKYRITENIEIDPPSTGHTKSSEQDVTTTENAEGALTNILRNRCECKSESKQDSDALESFFNCMLQSTKTMPHWMQTQVKKKIFAVIINAEEHLSGQSHDAERSKDKQNTFNEPPEKKIKTEIYMDDNCDNEYS, encoded by the exons atggaaGCGTTTATTGAAGGCGTCCGATTGCAACCTTGCCTGTGGAACCCTCTACATCCAGATTATCGTGAGATGCACACCAAAGACGAAGCCTGGCAACGAGTTGTTGATCATTATAGCAATGTCTCGATTCCTAATA TACAAGTAGCGAAAATTGAATGGAAAAAGCTGCGTGACAATCACCGGGACGCTCTGAAAAGAGCTAAGCTGGGCAAGAATAAACTATTACCGGCGCAAATAACCACTTGGAAGTACGCTAAAGCAATGCAGTTCCTTGAACCACACATGAAGTACCGAATAACAGAGAATATAGAAATTGATCCACCTTCAACTGGTCATACGAAAAGTTCAGAACAAGATGTCACTACTACCGAAAACGCCGAGGGCGCATTGACGAATATACTAAGAAATCGCTGTGAATGCAAAAGTGAATCCAAACAAGACTCAGATGCCCTCGAATCCTTTTTCAACTGCATGCTACAGAGTACTAAGACGATGCCGCATTGGATGCAAACACAAgtgaaaaaaaagatatttgctGTTATTATAAACGCCGAAGAACATCTATCAGGACAGAGCCATGATGCGGAACGGTCAAAAGACAAACAGAATACTTTCAACGAACCACCGgaaaagaaaatcaaaacCGAAATATACATGGACGACAACTGTGATAATGAATATTCATGA